In Rattus norvegicus strain BN/NHsdMcwi chromosome 1, GRCr8, whole genome shotgun sequence, a genomic segment contains:
- the Trim8 gene encoding E3 ubiquitin-protein ligase TRIM8, which translates to MAENWKNCFEEELICPICLHVFVEPVQLPCKHNFCRGCIGEAWAKDSGLVRCPECNQAYNQKPGLEKNLKLTNIVEKFNALHVEKPPTALHCVFCRRGPPLPAQKVCLRCEAPCCQSHVQTHLQQPSTARGHLLVEADDVRAWSCPQHNAYRLYHCEAEQVAVCQYCCYYSGAHQGHSVCDVEIRRNEIRKMLMKQQERLEEREQDIEDQLYKLESDKRLVEEKVSQLKEEVRLQYEKLHQLLDEDLRQTVEVLDKAQAKFCSENAAQALHLGERMQEAKKLLGSLQLLFDKTEDVSFMKNTKSVKILMDRTQTCTGSSLSPPKIGHLNSKLFLNEVAKKEKQLRKMLEGPFSTPVPFLQSVPLYPCGVNSSGAEKRKHSTAFPEASFLETSSGPVGSQYGAAGPASSEGQSGQPLGPCSSTQHLVALPGGAQPVHSSPVFPPSQYPNGSATQQPMLPQYGGRKILVCSVDNCYCSSVANHGGHQPYPRSGHFPWTVPSQEYSHPLPPTPSVPQSLSGLAVRDWLDASQQPGHQDFYRVYGQPSTKHYVTS; encoded by the exons ATGGCGGAGAATTGGAAGAACTGCTTTGAGGAGGAGCTCATCTGCCCCATCTGCCTGCACGTTTTCGTGGAACCGGTGCAGCTGCCGTGCAAACACAACTTCTGCCGGGGCTGCATCGGCGAGGCTTGGGCCAAGGACAGTGGCCTTGTGCGTTGCCCGGAGTGCAACCAGGCCTACAATCAGAAGCCGGGCCTGGAGAAGAACCTGAAGCTCACCAACATCGTGGAGAAGTTCAACGCCCTGCACGTGGAGAAGCCCCCGACGGCACTGCACTGCGTGTTCTGTCGCCGCGGCCCCCCGCTGCCGGCACAGAAGGTCTGCCTGCGCTGCGAGGCTCCCTGCTGCCAGTCTCACGTGCAGACGCACCTGCAGCAGCCCTCCACCGCCCGCGGGCACCTCCTGGTGGAGGCGGACGACGTGCGGGCCTGGAGCTGCCCGCAGCACAACGCCTACCGCCTGTACCACTGCGAGGCCGAGCAGGTGGCGGTGTGCCAGTACTGCTGCTACTACAGCGGCGCGCATCAGGGACACTCGGTGTGTGACGTGGAGATACGGAGGAATGAGATACGG AAGATGCTAATGAAGCAGCAGGAGCGActggaggagagagagcaggaCATTGAGGACCAGTTGTACAAGCTTGAGTCAGACAAGCGCCTGGTGGAG GAGAAAGTGAGCCAACTGAAGGAGGAAGTGAGGCTGCAGTATGAAAAGCTGCACCAGCTGCTGGACGAGGACCTGCGGCAGACAGTGGAGGTCCTAGACAAGGCGCAGGCCAAGTTCTGCAGCGAGAACGCGGCGCAGGCGCTGCACCTCGGGGAGCGCATGCAAGAGGCTAAGAAGCTGCTGGGCTCCCTGCAGCTCCTCTTTGACAAGACAGAGGACGTCAGCTTCATGAAG AATACCAAGTCTGTGAAAATCCTAATGGACAG GACCCAGACCTGCACAGGCAGCAGCCTTTCTCCCCCTAAGATCGGCCACCTGAACTCCAAGCTCTTCCTGAACGAGGTGGCCAAGAAGGAGAAGCAGTTGCGGAAGATGCTAGAAG GTCCCTTCAGCACGCCGGTGCCCTTCCTACAGAGCGTCCCCCTGTACCCTTGTGGTGTGAACAGCTCTGGGGCAGAGAAGCGTAAGCACTCCACGGCCTTCCCAGAGGCTAGCTTCCTGGAGACTTCATCAGGCCCGGTGGGCAGCCAGTACGGGGCAGCAGGCCCAGCCAGCAGCGAGGGGCAGTCCGGGCAACCCCTGGGGCCCTGTAGCTCCACGCAGCACTTGGTTGCTTTGCCAGGTGGTGCCCAGCCAGTACACTCGAGTCCTGTGTTTCCCCCATCACAGTACCCCAATGGCTCTGCCACTCAGCAGCCCATGCTACCCCAGTATGGCGGTCGCAAGATTCTCGTCTGTTCTGTGGACAACTGTTATTGTTCTTCCGTGGCCAACCATGGTGGCCACCAGCCGTACCCCCGATCCGGCCACTTCCCCTGGACAGTGCCCTCTCAAGAATACTCACACCCACTTCCACCCACACCCTCCGTCCCTCAGTCCCTCTCTGGCCTGGCAGTCAGAGACTGGCTCGACGCTTCCCAGCAGCCTGGCCACCAAGATTTCTACAGGGTGTATGGGCAGCCATCCACCAAACACTATGTGACAAGCTAA